In Spirochaetales bacterium, the following proteins share a genomic window:
- a CDS encoding VWA domain-containing protein, with product MRRHAGICIIVSCYLIFSSGLLIAGAQSESAGSATRGKYLAGKGIIIPPEEVYVDAYIAQIDYDYPEPEGDVGVFLYSGYRQLSSKGQEEVFHIGIQARERRFEDLPPMNLAFVIDKSGSMSSADKMEWVKESFDIFIERVRDIDYVSLITFDNEAAVLFPATRMNDKNKRLQFKQKVHAIEPGGGTNLVAGLKLGYKEAMTYFREIYANRVLFLTDGRGDSEGILDMAARYKEIGVNCSTIGLGTDFDLKLMQDLAKKGGGSSRFISDRDEMEETFGSELDRMVVPAALDLSMECEVLIDAEIEGTWGYDYVIKGNRIGYSLPTLHHRDYETMLVHVNIPPNNYKGKKDVLRFTLSYTDLGGKRKKIGPYTLASKFVTDPSPVTGFSDAMVLRSGTMMQFALELKTIGGIYYNARKEIDELNNLKNRLWSDDMTEDQYETLTSPDIEALETKITAVMKSIFDRCLDIRKVLENVRLRLDNEGFEDEIKIMDNYISIIGKELAYDEKQVAEIRENAEIEVPVKDRSIEAHLSHLFDEMILGFPSGGEGVIAVSGFTSKPERPMRLLDLLNEMAIAKFSGLDTMTMVERDKLDIILEEQELAVSDLMDTTTAIRIGNFLAADFIVTGTVIEMGSSLAVFGRVINVETAEVESVAQVIVQKNSEVKKLLGN from the coding sequence ATGCGACGCCATGCCGGCATATGTATAATTGTATCATGTTATCTTATTTTTTCCTCAGGGCTGCTTATCGCCGGGGCACAGTCGGAATCCGCCGGTTCGGCAACGAGGGGCAAGTACCTCGCCGGAAAAGGAATTATTATTCCGCCGGAAGAAGTATATGTGGACGCATATATCGCACAGATCGATTACGACTATCCCGAACCTGAAGGTGATGTCGGTGTTTTTCTGTATTCCGGCTACCGGCAGCTTTCATCCAAAGGCCAGGAAGAGGTCTTTCATATCGGGATTCAGGCAAGGGAGCGCCGATTCGAGGATCTTCCCCCCATGAATCTCGCTTTTGTGATCGATAAAAGCGGGTCGATGAGTTCGGCGGATAAAATGGAGTGGGTCAAGGAGTCGTTTGATATATTTATCGAACGGGTGAGAGATATCGATTATGTGTCACTCATCACCTTTGATAATGAAGCGGCCGTTCTTTTTCCGGCGACACGGATGAACGACAAAAATAAAAGGCTTCAGTTCAAACAGAAGGTGCATGCCATCGAACCGGGGGGCGGAACGAACCTCGTGGCGGGCCTCAAACTCGGCTATAAAGAGGCAATGACATATTTTCGGGAAATATACGCCAACAGGGTGCTTTTTCTCACCGATGGAAGAGGTGATTCCGAGGGGATCCTCGATATGGCAGCGCGCTACAAGGAAATCGGCGTCAATTGTTCAACCATCGGCCTGGGGACGGATTTCGATCTCAAACTCATGCAGGACCTCGCGAAGAAAGGAGGGGGAAGCTCGCGTTTCATTTCAGACAGGGATGAAATGGAGGAGACATTCGGAAGCGAACTCGACCGGATGGTCGTTCCCGCGGCATTGGATTTGTCCATGGAATGCGAGGTGCTTATTGACGCGGAAATCGAAGGGACGTGGGGTTACGATTATGTCATCAAGGGCAACCGTATCGGCTATTCGTTACCGACACTTCATCATCGCGATTACGAAACGATGCTCGTTCACGTTAACATACCGCCGAATAACTATAAAGGGAAAAAAGACGTCCTTCGTTTTACCCTTTCATATACCGATCTCGGGGGGAAAAGAAAAAAAATCGGTCCTTATACACTCGCTTCCAAATTTGTTACCGACCCTTCTCCGGTAACCGGGTTCTCGGACGCGATGGTCCTGCGGTCCGGGACGATGATGCAGTTTGCCCTGGAATTGAAAACAATCGGCGGGATATATTACAATGCCCGGAAAGAAATAGATGAACTGAATAACCTGAAAAATCGATTGTGGTCGGACGATATGACGGAAGATCAGTACGAAACACTCACCTCTCCGGATATCGAGGCGCTGGAAACAAAAATCACCGCCGTCATGAAATCGATATTCGACAGATGCCTCGACATACGGAAAGTACTCGAAAACGTGCGGCTTCGTCTCGATAATGAAGGATTCGAGGATGAAATTAAAATTATGGACAACTATATCTCCATTATCGGGAAGGAACTGGCCTACGATGAAAAGCAGGTTGCCGAGATCAGAGAGAATGCGGAAATCGAGGTACCTGTAAAGGACAGATCTATTGAAGCCCACCTGTCGCATCTTTTCGATGAAATGATTCTGGGATTCCCTTCCGGGGGCGAGGGGGTAATCGCGGTTTCGGGTTTTACATCGAAGCCGGAACGACCAATGCGGCTTCTGGATCTTTTGAATGAAATGGCCATTGCAAAGTTTTCAGGACTCGATACAATGACCATGGTCGAACGGGATAAACTGGATATCATTCTCGAAGAGCAGGAGCTGGCCGTCTCGGACCTGATGGATACGACGACGGCGATCCGTATCGGCAATTTCCTTGCCGCCGACTTTATCGTCACGGGGACGGTGATCGAGATGGGTTCTTCCCTGGCTGTCTTCGGAAGGGTGATCAATGTGGAAACGGCGGAAGTCGAGTCGGTCGCGCAGGTCATTGTACAAAAAAACAGCGAGGTGAAGAAGTTATTGGGTAATTGA